TCTACGCCCTAATTGCTGTGGTCATTGGGATTGTGATCTGCTTCATCTTTGTGCGTCGCATCGTCAACTTGCTAGAACTGCCCGCCCACGGGGTCAAATTTTTGCAACTCTCCCCTGGCGAGTTTTTCTTTGTATCGCTCAAAGTAGCGGGCTACTCTGGTTTGCTGGTGGCGAGTCCGTTTGTGCTGTACCAGATTATCCAGTTCGTCCTCCCCGGCCTCACTCGACGCGAGCGGCGCTTCATTGGTCCGATTGTGCTGGGTTCAACGGTACTTTTTGGTGTAGGACTGGTGTTCGCCTATGTCGCCTTGATTCCGGCAGCCCTCAATTTCTTTGTGAGCTATGGCGCGGACGTGGTGGAACA
The sequence above is drawn from the Synechococcales cyanobacterium T60_A2020_003 genome and encodes:
- the tatC gene encoding twin-arginine translocase subunit TatC → MTSPSDLDTETATAATQHQSSPSDDDFLNELPDDVEMSLFDHLEELRMRIFYALIAVVIGIVICFIFVRRIVNLLELPAHGVKFLQLSPGEFFFVSLKVAGYSGLLVASPFVLYQIIQFVLPGLTRRERRFIGPIVLGSTVLFGVGLVFAYVALIPAALNFFVSYGADVVEQAWSIDRYFEFVLLLLFSTGLAFQIPVIQLLLGGIGIVSS